In a genomic window of Alphaproteobacteria bacterium:
- a CDS encoding response regulator: MTALKLEKLSTLIAEDTQPMRDLITAVLKKLGVGTIIPANDGEEAFAAFCRHNPDIIITDWHMTPMSGIDLVQNIRRSSASPNRLVPVIMLTGYSAAARITSSRDQGITEYLTKPFDAHNLIRKILHVINAPRDFVLNGSYFGPDRRRKKSAAYLGPFRRAADAPDKNPETVGSGP; this comes from the coding sequence ATGACCGCACTGAAACTGGAAAAATTGAGCACTTTGATCGCGGAGGATACACAGCCGATGCGCGACCTCATCACGGCAGTACTCAAAAAACTCGGAGTCGGCACAATCATTCCGGCCAATGACGGAGAGGAAGCCTTCGCCGCCTTTTGCCGCCACAACCCGGATATTATCATCACTGACTGGCACATGACGCCCATGAGCGGCATCGACCTCGTACAGAATATCCGTCGATCAAGCGCCTCCCCCAACCGCCTTGTCCCCGTCATCATGCTGACGGGTTATAGCGCCGCCGCGCGCATCACCTCCTCGAGGGATCAGGGCATTACGGAATACCTGACCAAGCCGTTCGACGCCCACAACCTGATCCGCAAGATTCTGCACGTTATCAACGCGCCCCGCGATTTTGTCCTGAACGGCAGCTATTTCGGCCCCGACCGCCGCCGCAAAAAAAGCGCGGCTTATCTCGGCCCGTTCCGCCGCGCCGCCGATGCGCCGGACAAAAACCCTGAAACGGTGGGCAGTGGGCCATGA
- a CDS encoding response regulator — MALSLDKLSILVVEDVAPMRQLLMVILQTLGIGTVLAANDGTEGYEVFCNERPDIVITDWHMEPMDGIELTRRIRNDSTSPNKTVPIIMLTGYSAANRIQRSRDAGATEYLAKPFTAEGLVKRITYVIENPRDFILARDYFGPDRRRKENRAYSGPLRRMSDALETLAG; from the coding sequence ATGGCGTTAAGCCTTGATAAATTGAGCATTTTAGTAGTTGAAGACGTCGCGCCGATGCGCCAGCTTCTGATGGTGATCCTTCAAACGCTCGGCATCGGAACCGTTCTGGCCGCTAATGACGGAACTGAAGGTTACGAGGTTTTTTGTAACGAAAGACCCGATATTGTCATTACCGACTGGCATATGGAACCCATGGACGGCATTGAACTGACCCGCAGGATCCGCAACGACTCAACCTCGCCCAATAAAACCGTTCCGATCATCATGCTGACCGGCTACAGCGCCGCAAACCGCATTCAGCGCTCAAGGGACGCAGGCGCCACGGAATACCTCGCCAAGCCTTTCACCGCCGAAGGTCTCGTCAAACGCATAACCTATGTCATTGAAAATCCAAGAGATTTCATACTAGCAAGAGATTATTTCGGGCCGGATCGGCGGCGCAAGGAAAACCGGGCCTATTCCGGACCCCTGCGCCGAATGTCCGATGCGCTCGAAACACTGGCGGGATAG